The Pseudonocardia sp. HH130630-07 DNA window ATCGCCATCAGCGACGTGAACGACCCGCCGGGCGAGTTGATGTAGAGCGAGATCTTGCGGTCCGGCTCCAGCGACTCGAGCACCAGCAGCTGGGCCATGGTGTCGTTCGCCGAGGTGTCGTTGATCTGCTCACCGAGGAAGATGATGCGCTCCTCGAAGAGCTTGTTGTACGGGTTCGACTCCTTGACCCCGTAGCTGGTGCGCTCCACGTAGGACGGCAGCACGTACCGCATGCGGGCCGGGTCCGGCGCGTAGCCGCCGGGGCCCCGCAGGTCGGCGGCCGACTCGGGGTGCCGCGGGTCGAAGGTGCTCATCAGGCGCTCCCGTTCTGCGAGCCGACGATGCGTCCGACGTGGGACACCACGTGGTCGACGAAGCCGTAGTCCTTGGCCTCCTGCGCGGAGAACCAGCGGTCGCGGTCGGAGTCCCGCTCGATGGTCTCCGGCGTCTGCCCGGTGTGCTGGGCGATCAGCTCGGCCATCTCCCGCTTGGTGCGGCGGAGCTGCTCGGCCAGGATGGTGATGTCGGCCTCGGTGCCGCCGATGCCGCCGGACGGCTGGTGCATCATGATCCGCGCGTGCGGCAGCGCGTGCCGCTTGCCCGGGGTGCCCGCGGAGAGCAGGAACTGCCCCATCGACGCCGCCATGCCCATGGCGAAGGTCGCCACGTCGCACGGGATCAGGTTCATCGTGTCGAAGACGGCCATGCCGTCGTTGACCGAACCGCCCGGCGAGTTGATGTAGAGCTGGATGTCGGTCTCGGGGTCCTCGGCCGCGAGCAGCAGCATCTGCGCCGCGATCCGGTTCGAGATCTCCGAGTCCACCTGCTGCCCGAGCACGATGATCCGCTGCTGGAGCAGCCGCTCGTACACCGAGTCCGACAGCGACATCACGCTGTGTCCGGACCGCATCTGCGGCCCGGTCCCGAGGCCCGCGAGCGGGCCGGTGTCCTGCTGGCTCACTTCACCCTGCTTTCCGAAGTCGGGCCCGGGCCGGGGCGGCGGCGCCGCCCCGGCCAGTTCCCGGAAGTCTTCCTCTTGGATCGCTCTCGGTCTCCGGTGTGGGTCCTGCGAACCCGTTCACGACCCTCTCCGGGCCGGTTCGTGGCCGACCCTACGCGGACCGGACGGACCGCGTAGGGAACCACGCCCGATGTTCGCCGAGAGCGCACCACATCGCGTGTGGTCGCGGGCGAACTGCCTGCTCAGGCCTTGGCTTCGGCCTTCTCCGCCGACTCGTCGGCCGCCGGGGCGGCGGTGTCGTCGGCGGTGTCGTCGCTGTCGGCCGGGGCCTGCGCGTCGTCGTCACCGAGCAGGTCGGACAGGTCCACCGCGGTGCCGTCCGGGGTGGTGACCGACGCCGAGCGCACGGCGGTGATCAGCGCCTTGGAGCGGCGGACGTCCTGGTAGATCGCGCCGATCTGGCCGGCCTGCTGGATCTGCTGGACGAACTGCTCGGGCGCCATGCCGTACTGCTGGGCCTGGTAGAGGATCCGCTCGGTGATCTCCTGGTCGTTGACCGAGACCTCCTCGGAGTCCGCCAGCGCGTCGAGGACGAGGCGGTAGCGGACGGCCTTCTCGGCCTCCTCCCGCGACTCGGCGTCGAACTGCTCGCGGGTCTTGTCCTGGGTGGACAGGAACTCCGCGAAGCGCTCCTCGTCGTGGTCGAAGGCGTGCACGGCGTCGTGCAGGCGGTTGTCGACCTCGGCCTGGACGATCGACTCCGGCACCGGCACGGTGTCGTCGCCGACCCGGGCGCCCTCGACCAGCCGGTCGAGCAGCCGGTCACGGGCCTGCCCGGCCTGCTCCATCCGCTTCGACCGGCCGAGCCGCTCGCGCAGGTCGGCGGTCAGCTCGTCGAGCGTGTCGAACTCCGACGCCAGCTGGGCGAACTCGTCGTCCGCCTCGGGCAGGTGGCGCTCCTTGACCGTCGTCACCTTGACGGTGATGTCGGCGTCGCGGTCGGCGTGCTCGCCGGCGACCAGCTTCGAGGTGAAGGTCTTCTCCTCGCCGGCCGACATGCCCTTCAGCGCCTCGTCGATGCCGTCGACGAGACCGCCCTGGCCGACCTCGTAGGAGAACCCGGTGGTGGCGGCCTCCTCGATCTCGGTGCCGTCGACCGCGGCCGACAGGTCGATCTGGACGTAGTCGCCGGTGGCCGCGGGGCGCTCGACACCGGCCAGGGTGCCGAACCGGGCGCGCAGCTGGTCGAGCTGCTCGGTGACCTCGTCGTCGGTCACCTCGGTCTCGTCGACCTCGACGGCCAGGCCGTCCAGCTCGGGCAGCTCGATCTCCGGGCGGACGTCGACCTCGGCGGTGAACGCCAGGCGCTCGCCGTCGGCGATCTCGGTGACCTCGATGTCCGGGCGGCCGATCGGCTTGACGTCGTCGGCGGAGACCATGGCCTCCTGGTACTTCGCCGGGATCGCGTTGTTCACGACCTCGTCGAGCACCGGGCCCCGCCCGATCCTGGCCTCCAGGATGCGGGCCGGGGCCTTGCCCGGCCGGAAACCGGGGATCCGGACCTGCTGGGCGATCTTCTTGTACGCGCGGTCGAAGTCGGGCTTGAGCTCGTCGAACGGCACCTCGACGTTGATTCGGACGCGCGTCGGGCTGAGGTGCTCGACGGTGCTCTTCACGGTGGAACTCCTTGCCGGTACGGGCTGGTTCACCGGGCCGCGCCGCGCGCGGCCCCGGTCCTGTCACTCCCCCGCCCGCCGCGGACGGCGGACGATCCTGCGGACGCTTCCACACGCATCCGGACGCCACCGGCGATCCGGGTGCGGGTACGCCGGGCGTACCCGGCGACGGCGGGGGCCCGCGCGAGTCTAGGCGAGGCGCGTCACGGCGTGTCGGGCCGGGCGTTCCCGGCCGCCGTGACTCCGCCGACGTCGGCGATCGTGACCTCCACCGCGACGTCGTCGTCGCCGAGCACCCGGCGTACCCGTCGCGCGACCTCGTCGGCGATCTCGGTGAACGGGGCACCGAGCGCGACGACCACCGCGATCTCGACGGGGTCGCCCACCTTGACCCCCCACACCCGCCGGCCGGGCAGGTAGGACGCGACCGAGCCGAACGGGCCGCCGTCGAGGCGCAGCACCGACGGGTGCGCGAGGACGGCCGCGGCCACCGCCGAGACCAGGGACTCCCCGGTCGGATCGGCGGCCCCCGGGCCGGCGCTGTCGGTCACACCGCGACCCTAGGCCCCGCACACGACGACGGCGGCACCCCCGTCATCGGGGATGCCGCCGTCGCCGGGCTGCTGCGGTCAGTCGCGCGAGCTCTTGAAGGTGTCCTTCAGCTTCTCGCCGGCCTGCTTCAGGTTGCCGGTGGCCTGGTCCTTCTTGCCCTCGGCCTGCAGCTCCCGGTCGTCGGTCGCCCGGCCGGCGGCCTCCTTGGCCCTGCCGCCGAGTTCCTCGGCCTTGTTGTCGATCTTGTCTCCGAGACCCATGGGGCTCACCCGCTTCCTCTGCGTGTCCGACGCGCGACGGCCGATGCCGCTCGCTACGGTCGTTCGAGGGGTCGAGTACCCGATCGCCCGTCGCTCAACCCTCGGGCCGCGCGGTCCCGACACCGACACCGACGCTCCCGCCGACCGAGACGGACGGACGTGCAGGCCACCCACCGGACGCCCCCCGAGGGGCCACCGCCCGCGGCACCCGGCGCCCGGCGCCCGGACGACGCGGGCCGCCCCGGTGCGGCCGGGCCGGTCCCGCTCCCCGCGCGCCGCTCGCCGGCCGGTGAGGCGGAGCTGGTGGCCAGGGCCCAGGACGGGGACGTCCACGCGTTCGCCGAGCTCGCCGCGCGGCACCAGGACGCGCTGTTCCGGGTCGCGGTCCGGGTGCTGGGCCACCGCGCCGACGCCGAGGACGCGCTGCAGGAGGCACTGATCGACGCCTGGCGCCGGATCGGCACCTTCCGCGGCGAGGCCGCCTTCTCCACCTGGATGTACCGCATCGTGACCAACCGCTGCACCGCGCTGGTGCGCCGGGCCCGGCGCACCGAGCCGCTCCCACCGGAGGACGCGCTGGTCGCCGTCTCCGGGTCACCGGAGCGGGCGGCGGAGGTCGACGCGGAGCTCACCGCGCTGTCCGGGGCGCTCGCCGAGCTGCCCGAGGAGCAGCGCACCTCCTGGGTGCTGCGCGAGCTGGAGGGCCTGGGCTACGCGGAGATCTCGCAGATCACCGGCGCGACCGAGACCGCGGTCCGCGGCCGGATCCACCGCGCGCGGACGGCGCTGGCGGAGAGGATGCGGGTATGGCGGTAGAGCAGGTGGAGCCGCTGGCCTGCGGCCGGGACGCCGCCGACGTCTGGGACCACGCCGACGCCGGCACCCTCGACGAGCACGAACGCTCGTGCCCGCACTGCGCGGTGGCCCGCGCCGACCACGACCGGCTCAGCGGGCTCGTCGGCCGGATGGCGGCCGAGCCGCTGCGGCCGCCGCCGTCGCTGCTGGAGCAGGTGACCGACGCGGTCGCCGCCGAGCTGCGGCCGCACGAGCTGCTGCGGATCGGGCCGGACGCCTGGCTCGGCCGGCCGGCCGCCGAGGCGGCCCTGCGGCACGTCGTCGACTCGATGGGCGGGGTGCGCGCGCGGCGCTGCCGGGTCGAGCAGCTCCGCGGCGACGACCCGCAGGTGCCCCCGGTCCAGGTGCGGCTGACGGTCACGGCCCGGTTCGGCGTCGATCTCGCCTCGGTCACCGCGCGGGTCCGGCAGATGGTCGTCTCGGCCGCGGACGGCGCCCTCGGGCTCCCGGTGTCCGAGGTCGACATCCTGGTGGAGGACGTGTGGGAGGAGCCGGAGGTGGCACGACGATGAGCACCGTCCGTCTCCGTGTCTCGGACCTGGCCGCGGCCCGGGTCGCCGCCCGCCGGGCCCGCGCGGTGCCCGGCGTGGTCGCGCTGCTCGGCGACCTGCAGCAGACGCTGCTCGGGCTGGCCACCGACCGGCTGCCCCGCCGCCCGGTACCCGCCGAGCTGCGGGCGCACGGCGTCGTCGCCGTCGTGCACGAGCGGGAGATCGAGGTCCGGGTGACCGTCCGGGCCCGGTTCGGGACCCCGCTCGCGGACCTGGCGGACCGGGTCCGGCGCGAGGTCGCCGAGGAGCTCGCCGCCGTGACCGGCCGCCCGGCCCGGGTGCTGGTGACGGTCGCCGACATCGAGCTGCCCAGCTGAGCCCCACCCACCGGGCACCGCACCGACGCACCGCACGAGCGGTACCTCAGCGCGGTTCGATCCCGGGTGGGCGACGCTCGGGTACCTCTCGTGGCCGCACGCCCGGTCACGGGGCGAGAACACAGTCGCCGCACAGCCCCCCGCCGGGCACCCGCACGTAAAGGCAGCACGACCGGCGGCGGAAGGACCAGCCGGAGCCCGCGGCGCCGGTCCGACGCACCGCACCCGTCGCCCCCTCCGGGAGCGGCCCGCGCAGCGCGGGGTGCCCGACGAGCGCCGCCAGCAGCATCGGCGATCGCGACGATGCCGGGGACTCGGGGAGCGCGGACGGTCCCGCCTGGCCCGACCGTCGCGGTGGGCCGACCGTCCCGGGCCGTGCGGAGTCCTCCGGGCGCCGGGCCGACTCGACCAGCCGGGCCGCCCCGGCGATCGCCGAGACCGCGTTGCCCCGCAGCACCCGCTCCGACACCGACACCCGCGCACCGACGGCCGCGTACAGCGGGTCGAGGTGGGCGGCGAGCTCGCGGGCGAGCACGTCGGCGGCACCGGCCGGGTCCGCTCCCGGGTCCGGGGTCCCGACGGCGGCGGGCACGCCCGGCCACAGCGGGGCCCAGGGGTCCGCGGCCGACGGGTCCCGCACCAGGTCACGGAGCAGCGGCAGCACGCCGTGACACGCGACCGCGGCGAACGGCATCGACACCAGGCGGGCCGCGAGACCCTGCACCGCGATCGACGCCGCGATCCGGCGGTCGGTGTGCAGCGCCGCGGCCACCCCGTCGATCCGCTCGGACAGCGCGTCGGGACCGTCCGCCCGGGCCGGGCCGTACAGCGCGTCCCAGCGGACCGGCGTGCTCCCGGGCGGCACCGGGCCGACCGCGAACCACGGCCCGATCCGCCCGACGTCGGCCAGCACCCGCGCGACATCCCGGTCCCGCACCCGATCCGACCCCACCCGGCCACTCTCCCCCAGTCCCGCGCCCGCGGCCGTCCCGCTCACCGGACCGGCCCCCGCTCACCCGATCGAGTGAGCGGGACCACGGGCGGTGCGCGTCCTCGGGGCGGCACAGCACGGCGCAGGACGGCACAGGACGGCGCGGGGGCGTGCACGTTCGGTAACGGAAAGGGGTGCACGGGGCGATGGACGGGGCAGCGCGTCCCGGTGGACGGTCACACATCCCTCACCGTCCGGACACGGGACGGCAACGTCGTGCTGCTCGACTGACCAGCGATCCACATCACGGGACGAGCCGCCGGTCTTCTGTAGCGCGTGCGGGCGGCGGCATGCGACTCTGTGCACTCGCCAGACCGCACTCGCCGGGGTGTGCGGTCCAACCGTGCCGCAGTTCAGAACGGTCCGGGGGCTCACCAGCAGCGTCCGGCAGCCAGACACACCCGAAGGACAGATCTCCTGCGGGTCACCCACCCGGCGGCACGGCGCACCTGATCGGCCCACTTGGCACGTCTCCAGCCGGTGGCTCGCTGTACTCTGAGAACCCTTTTTCGGACTGCAGCGACCTGCCTGCTTCCGGGACGTCCGACTCGGGTCGCTTCCGGTGTACCGAGACGACAGGAGGAGCAGTTGGCCGCGATCAGTGACCAGATGCGTCGCCCCTCGCCCGGTGGTTTGTACGCCGCCGATCACGAGCACGACGCCTGCGGTGTGGCCATGTTGGCCGACGTCACCGGCAAGCGCGACCACGCCATCGTGCAGAAGGCCATCGAGGCCCTGCTGCGACTGGAGCACCGTGGTGCGCGCGGCGCCGAGCACAACACCGGTGACGGCGCCGGGATCCTCATCCAGGTCCCCGACGAGTTCTACCGCGAGGTCACCGACTTCGAGCTGCCCGCACCCGGCGCGTACGCCGTCGGGATCGCGATGCTGCCGCAGGACCCCGCGGCCGCCGAGCGCGCCGTCGAGGCCGTCACCGAGCTCGCCGCCGAGGAGAACCTCACGGTGCTCGGCTGGCGCGACCTGCCGACGGACCCGGACGCCGCGGACCTCGGCCCGACCGCGCTCGCCGCGATGCCGATCTTCCGGCAGCTGTTCGTCGGCGGTGCGGAGCTGGCCACCGGCGCCGACGCCCCGGCCGGGATCGACCTGGAGCGCCGGGCGTTCTGCCTGCGCAAGCGGATCGAGCACGGGTACGACACCTACTTCGCGTCGCTCTCCCCGCGCACCATCATCTACAAGGGCATGCTGGCCGAGCCCCAGGTCGCCGCGTTCTACCCGGACCTGACCGACCCCCGGGTCGTCTCGGCGCTGGCCATCGTGCACTCGCGGTTCTCGACCAACACCTTCCCGTCCTGGCCGCTGGCCCACCCGTTCCGCTACGTCGCGCACAACGGCGAGATCAACACGATGCGCGGGAACCGGAACTGGATGGCCGCCCGCGAGGCGATGCTGGAGTCCGCGAAGCTGCCGGGCGACCTGCAGCGCCTGACCCCGGTCATCACCCCGGACGCGTCGGACTCGGCGACCTTCGACGAGGTCCTGGAGCTGCTGCACCTGAGCGGCCGCAGCCTGCCGCACGCGGTGCTGATGATGATCCCGGAGGCCTGGGAGCACAACACCGAGATGGACCCCGCCCGGCGGGCGTTCTACGAGTACCACTCCACGCTGATGGAGCCGTGGGACGGGCCGGCGCTGGTCGCCTTCACCGACGGCACCCAGATCGGCGCCGTGCTCGACCGCAACGGCCTGCGCCCGGCCCGCTACTGGGTCACCGAGGACGGGCTGGTCGTGCTCGCCTCCGAGGTCGGCGTGCTCGACGTCGAGCCGGACAAGATCGTCCGCAAGGGCCGGCTCGAGCCGGGCCGCATGTTCCTCATCGACACCGAGCGCGGCGCGATCGTCGACGACGACGAGATCAAGGGCGAGCTTGCGCAGGGCAACCCGTACACCGAGTGGCTGCACGCCGGCCTGATCCGGCTCGAGGAGCTGCCCGACCGGCACCGCGAGACCCCGACCCACCAGGCGCTCACGCTGCGCCAGCAGGCGTCCGGGTACACCGAGGAGGAGCTCAACGTCGTGCTCCGCCCGATGGCGGTCACCGGCGCCGAGCCGATCGGCTCGATGGGCAACGACGCACCGCTGGCCGCGGTGGCCGAGCGCCCGCGGCAGCTCTACGACTACTTCATCCAGCTGTTCGCGCAGGTCACGAACCCGCCGCTGGACGCGATCCGCGAGGAGCTCGTCACCTCGCTGTTCAGCCAGCTGGGCCCGGAGCAGAACCTGCTCGACGCGACCCCGGCGCACTGCCGGACGATCGTCGTGCCGTTCCCGGTGCTGACCAACGACGATCTCGCGAAGATCATCGGAATCAACGACGACCGGGAGTACCCGGGCTTCGCCTCGCACGTCGTGCAGGGCACGTTCCTCGCGCGCGACGGCGGCAAGGGACTGCTGTCCCGGCTCGCCGAGATCAAGCAGGAGGTGTCGCGCGCGATCGAGGGCGGCGCCCGGCTGATCGTGCTGTCCCAGCGGGGCGTCGACGCCGAGCACGCCCAGATCCCGTCCCTGCTCCTCACCGGTGCGGTGCATCACCACCTGGTGCGCGAGCGGTCCCGGACCCGGGTCGGGCTGGTCGTGGAGTCGGCGGACGCCCGCGAGACCCACCACATCGCGCTGCTGCTCGGCTACGGCGCCTCCGCGGTGAACCCGTACCTGGCGATGGCCACCGTCGAGGACCTCGCCGAGCGCGGCGACGTCCCCGGAGTCGACGGCCGGACCGCGGCGAAGAACCTGGTCAAGGCGCTCGGCAAGGGCGTCCGCAAGACCATGTCCAAGATGGGCGTCTCGACGGTCGCGTCCTACACCGGCGCGCAGATCTTCGAGGCCGTCGGCCTGGGCCCCGACGTCGTCGACTCCTGCTTCACCGGCACCACCTCCCGGATCGGCGGCGTCGGGTTCGACGTCCTCGCCGAGGAGGTCCTCGCCCACCACCGGCGGGCCTACCCCTCCGACGACGTCCGTGCCTCGCACCGGGCGCTCGCGGTCGGCGGCGAGTACCAGTGGCGCCGCGAGGGCGAGCTGCACCTGTTCAACCCGCAGACCGTCTTCAAGCTGCAGCACTCGACCCGCTCCGGGCAGTACGACGTCTTCAAGCAGTACACGAAGGCCGTCGACGACCAGGCCCGCAAGCTGATGACGCTGCGCGGACTGTTCGGGTTCCGGGAGGGGCTGCGCGCCCCGGTGGCGATCGACGAGGTCGAGTCGGTCGAGTCGATCATGACCCGGTTCGCCACCGGCGCGATCTCCTACGGCTCCATCTCCCAGGAGATGCACGAGACCCTGGCGATCGCCATGAACCGGATCGGCGGCCGGTCCAACACCGGTGAGGGCGGCGAGGACCCGGACCGCTTCACCACCGACCCGAACGGCGACTCCCGGCGCAGCGCGGTCAAGCAGGCCGCGTCCGGCCGGTTCGGCGTGACGTCGGAGTACCTGGTCAACGCCGACGACATCCAGATCAAGATCGCCCAGGGCGCCAAGCCCGGCGAGGGCGGCCAGCTGCCGGGCAGCAAGGTCTACCCGTGGATCGCCTCGACCCGGTACTCGACGCCGGGCGTCGGCCTCATCTCGCCGCCGCCGCACCACGACATCTACTCCATCGAGGACATCAAGCAGCTCATCCACGACCTGAAGAACGCCAACCCGGACGCCCGCATCCACGTGAAGCTGGTGTCCCAGGTCGGCGTCGGGACCGTGGCGGCCGGCGTCTCCAAGGCGCACTCCGACGTCGTGCTCATCTCCGGGCACGACGGCGGCACCGGTGCCTCCCCGCTGTCGTCGATCAAGCACGCGGGTGGCCCCTGGGAGCTCGGCCTGGCCGAGACCCAGCAGACGCTGATGGCCAACGGCCTGCGCGACCGGATCACGGTGCAGGCCGACGGCCAGCTCAAGACCGGTCGTGACGTCGTCATCGCGGCGCTGCTGGGCGCCGAGGAGTACGGCTTCGCGACCGCTCCGCTGGTCGTGTCCGGCTGCATCATGATGCGGGTCTGTCACCTCGACACCTGCCCGGTGGGCGTGGCGACGCAGAACCCGGAGCTGCGCAAGAAGTTCGACGGCAAGGCCGAGTACGTCGTCAACTTCATGCGGTTCGTCGCGGAGGAGGTGCGGGAGTACCTGGCGCAGCTGGGCTTCCGCTCGCTCGACGAGGCGATCGGCCGGGCCGACGTGCTCGACGTCGACTCCGCCGCCCAGCACTGGAAGTCCAGGCACCTCGACCTGAGCCCGATCTTCGAGGTCGTCGGCGGCGGGGACACCACCAGCCCGCGCAAGCGGACCCGCGGCCAGGACCACGGCCTGGACAAGGCGCTGGACAACACCATGATCCAGCTCGCCGAGGGCGCACTGCGCCACGGCGACCAGGTCACCCTGGACCTGCCGGTCCGCAACGTGAACCGCACCGTCGGCACCATGCTCGGCTCCCAGCTGACCAGGGCGCACGGCGGCAAGGGCCTGCCCGACGACACGATCGACGTCACGCTCACCGGCGCGGCCGGCCAGAGCTTCGGTGCGTTCGTGCCGAAGGGCATTACGCTGCGGCTCGTCGGCGACACCAACGACTACTTCGGCAAGGGCCTCTCCGGTGGCCGGCTCACCCTGCGGCCGGACCCGTCGGCGCCGTTCGCGGCCGCGGACAACGTCATCGCCGGCAACGTGATCGGCTACGGCGCGACCTCGGGCGAGATGTACATCAGCGGTGTCGTCGGCGAGCGGTTCTGCGTCCGGAACTCCGGTGCGGTCGCCGTCGTCGAGGGCGTCGGGGACCACGGCTGCGAGTACATGACCGGCGGTCAGGTGGTCGTGCTCGGCCGGACCGGGCGCAACTTCGCGGCGGGCATGTCCGGCGGCGTCGCCTACGTGCTGGACCTGAACCGCAACCGGGTCAACCCGGAGATGGTCGACATCGACCCGCTCGGCGAGGAGGACCGTGCGGTCCTGCGGGAGCGGATCGAACGGCACCACGCCGAGACCGGCTCCGCGGTCGCGCACGCCCTGTTGCTGGACTGGGAGTCCGCGCTGGAGCGCTTCGGCAAGGTCATGCCCAAGGACTACAAGCGCGTGCTGCTGGCGACGGAGAACGCCCAGCGCGAGGGGCGCGACGTCAACCAGGCGATCATGGAGGCCTCCCATGGCTGACCACGCCCGCCGCGACGCCGGCGACCCGAACCACGCAACTGCGACTTTCTCTGGGGAGGCTGCTCATGGGTGACCCGAAGGGCTTCATGACGACCCGCCGGGAGACCCCGACCCGTCGGCCGGTGGACCTGCGGCTGATGGACTGGCGCGAGGTCTACGAGGACTTCCCGAGCCAGACGCTGGAGAAGCAGGCCGGGCGCTGCATGAACTGCGGCATCCCGTTCTGTCACCAGGGCTGCCCGCTCGGGAACCTCATCCCCGAGTGGAACGACCTCGTCTACCGCAAGGACTGGCGCGAGGCGACCGAGCGGCTGCACGCCACGAACAACTTCCCGGAGTTCACCGGGACGCTGTGCCCCGCCCCGTGCGAGGCGGCGTGCGTGCTCGGCATCAACGACGACGCCGTCACCATCAAGCAGGTCGAGATCGAGATCATCGACCGGGCCTGGGACGAGGGCTGGGTGACGCCGCAGCCGGCGGCGACGAAGACCGGGCGGAAGGTGGCCGTCGTGGGGTCCGGGCCGGCCGGGCTGGCCGCCGCCCAGCAGCTCACCCGGGCCGGGCACGACGTCGTCGTGTTCGAGCGGGCGGACCGCATCGGCGGGCTGCTGCGCTACGGCATCCCCGAGTTCAAGATGGAGAAGTCGCGGCTGGACCGGCGGCTGGAGCAGATGGTCGCCGAGGGCACCCACTTCCGGGCCTCGGTCGACGTCGGCACCGACATCACCGTCGAGCAGCTCCGGGCCGACTACGACGCGGTCGTCCTGGCCGGCGGCGCGACGGCGTGGCGGGACATCCCCGCCGACGGCCGCGACGCCGAGGGCGTCTACCAGGCGATGGAGTTCCTGCCGTGGGCCAACCACGTGCAGCAGGGCGACCTGGACGCCCCGCCGGTCTCCGCCGAGGGCAAGGACGTCGTGATCATCGGCGGCGGTGACACCGGCGCCGACTGCCTGGGCACCTCGCACCGCCAGGGCGCGCGCTCGGTGACCCAGCTGGAGATCATGCCGACGCCTCCGGAGCACCGGACCGACGGCATGCCCTGGCCCACCTACCCGATGGTCTACCGGGTGTCCTCGGCGCACGAGGAGGGTGGCGAGCGGCTGTTCTCGGTCAACACCACCGAGTTCGTGAAGGACGCCGACGGAAGGCTGGCCGGCATCCGGATCTGCGAGGTCACCCGCGGCGAGAAGGGCTTCGATCCGGTCGCGGGCACCGAGCAGGAGCTCCCCGCCCAGCTGGTGCTGCTGGCGATGGGCTTCGTCGGCCCGGAGAAGGGCCGGCTGCTCGACGACCTGGACGTCGATCTCGACGACCGCGGCAACGTCGCGCGCGACGACAGCTACATGTCCTCGGCGGACGGC harbors:
- a CDS encoding ATP-dependent Clp protease proteolytic subunit codes for the protein MRSGHSVMSLSDSVYERLLQQRIIVLGQQVDSEISNRIAAQMLLLAAEDPETDIQLYINSPGGSVNDGMAVFDTMNLIPCDVATFAMGMAASMGQFLLSAGTPGKRHALPHARIMMHQPSGGIGGTEADITILAEQLRRTKREMAELIAQHTGQTPETIERDSDRDRWFSAQEAKDYGFVDHVVSHVGRIVGSQNGSA
- the tig gene encoding trigger factor; the encoded protein is MKSTVEHLSPTRVRINVEVPFDELKPDFDRAYKKIAQQVRIPGFRPGKAPARILEARIGRGPVLDEVVNNAIPAKYQEAMVSADDVKPIGRPDIEVTEIADGERLAFTAEVDVRPEIELPELDGLAVEVDETEVTDDEVTEQLDQLRARFGTLAGVERPAATGDYVQIDLSAAVDGTEIEEAATTGFSYEVGQGGLVDGIDEALKGMSAGEEKTFTSKLVAGEHADRDADITVKVTTVKERHLPEADDEFAQLASEFDTLDELTADLRERLGRSKRMEQAGQARDRLLDRLVEGARVGDDTVPVPESIVQAEVDNRLHDAVHAFDHDEERFAEFLSTQDKTREQFDAESREEAEKAVRYRLVLDALADSEEVSVNDQEITERILYQAQQYGMAPEQFVQQIQQAGQIGAIYQDVRRSKALITAVRSASVTTPDGTAVDLSDLLGDDDAQAPADSDDTADDTAAPAADESAEKAEAKA
- a CDS encoding CsbD family protein, giving the protein MGLGDKIDNKAEELGGRAKEAAGRATDDRELQAEGKKDQATGNLKQAGEKLKDTFKSSRD
- a CDS encoding RNA polymerase sigma factor, which gives rise to MQATHRTPPEGPPPAAPGARRPDDAGRPGAAGPVPLPARRSPAGEAELVARAQDGDVHAFAELAARHQDALFRVAVRVLGHRADAEDALQEALIDAWRRIGTFRGEAAFSTWMYRIVTNRCTALVRRARRTEPLPPEDALVAVSGSPERAAEVDAELTALSGALAELPEEQRTSWVLRELEGLGYAEISQITGATETAVRGRIHRARTALAERMRVWR
- a CDS encoding Asp23/Gls24 family envelope stress response protein; this translates as MAVEQVEPLACGRDAADVWDHADAGTLDEHERSCPHCAVARADHDRLSGLVGRMAAEPLRPPPSLLEQVTDAVAAELRPHELLRIGPDAWLGRPAAEAALRHVVDSMGGVRARRCRVEQLRGDDPQVPPVQVRLTVTARFGVDLASVTARVRQMVVSAADGALGLPVSEVDILVEDVWEEPEVARR
- a CDS encoding Asp23/Gls24 family envelope stress response protein, which codes for MSTVRLRVSDLAAARVAARRARAVPGVVALLGDLQQTLLGLATDRLPRRPVPAELRAHGVVAVVHEREIEVRVTVRARFGTPLADLADRVRREVAEELAAVTGRPARVLVTVADIELPS
- a CDS encoding (2Fe-2S)-binding protein, whose product is MRDRDVARVLADVGRIGPWFAVGPVPPGSTPVRWDALYGPARADGPDALSERIDGVAAALHTDRRIAASIAVQGLAARLVSMPFAAVACHGVLPLLRDLVRDPSAADPWAPLWPGVPAAVGTPDPGADPAGAADVLARELAAHLDPLYAAVGARVSVSERVLRGNAVSAIAGAARLVESARRPEDSARPGTVGPPRRSGQAGPSALPESPASSRSPMLLAALVGHPALRGPLPEGATGAVRRTGAAGSGWSFRRRSCCLYVRVPGGGLCGDCVLAP